A genome region from Gadus chalcogrammus isolate NIFS_2021 chromosome 7, NIFS_Gcha_1.0, whole genome shotgun sequence includes the following:
- the bhlha9 gene encoding class A basic helix-loop-helix protein 9, producing MSCSSVEGSEFSEEELELGALGPEDDDDDDDDECSDGKEPYSEGSASGLEDPGDGPSKKRSRPVRSKARRVAANVRERKRIMDYNQAFNALRVVLNHDLSGKRLSKIATLQRAINRISALSVFLSSHPAGEPTGSQKGCSHRECSSGGRSSSSSSNVAGGGGPTGMRAASRLELPRAAAAAPHTESQAYVPWPASHLPHQMQSQQAAHVHRLPGEAHLFMDTAGTSCPPSPHYPCYPSDGGQLYASHGHCGSPAEHPPSPLRYPQGGDGLGYPPAVWASCAQGYVDSFVEPSPPLGLPWQVNYLQEPRAQHSLSLCSD from the exons ATGAGCTGCAGCAGCGTGGAGGGCTCCGAGTTctcggaggaggagctggagctcgGTGCGCTGGGGCcagaagacgacgacgacgacgatgacgacgagtgCAGCGACGGCAAGGAGCCCTACAGCGAGGGGTCGGCCAGCGGCCTGGAGGACCCCGGGGACGGGCCGTCCAAGAAGCGCAGCCGGCCCGTCCGCTCCAAGGCCCGGCGCGTGGCCGCCAACGTGCGGGAGCGCAAGCGCATCATGGACTACAACCAGGCATTCAACGCGCTGCGCGTGGTGCTCAACCACGACCTGAGCGGGAAGCGCCTGTCCAAGATCGCCACCCTGCAGCGGGCCATCAACCGCATCTCGGCGCTCTCCGTGTTCCTCAGCTCCCACCCCGCCGGTGAACCCACGGGGTCGCAGAAGGGCTGCAGCCACCGCGAGtgcagcagcggcggcaggTCCTCATCTTCGTCCTCCAAcgtggccggggggggggggcccacggGGATGAGAGCCGCGTCCCGGCTGGAGCTGccccgggcggcggcggcggcccctcACACCGAGTCCCAGGCCTACGTCCCCTGGCCTGCgtcccacctcccccaccagaTGCAGTCGCAGCAGGCCGCTCACGTCCACAGGTTGCCCGGCGAGGCGCACCTCTTCATGGACACCGCGGGCACGTCCTGCCCGCCCTCGCCGCATTACCCGTGCTACCCAAGCGACGGAGGACAGCTCTACGCCTCGCACGGACACTGCGGCAGCCCCGCCGAACACCCGCCCAGCCCGCTGAGGTACCCTCAGGGGGGCGATGGGTTGGGGTACCCGCCGGCGGTATGGGCGTCCTGCGCCCAGGGCTACGTGGATAGTTTTGTGGAGCCCTCCCCGCCGTTGGGGCTGCCGTGGCAGGTGAACTACCTGCAGGAGCCCAGGGCCCAGCACAGCCTATCCCT ttgctctgac